One window from the genome of Bdellovibrio sp. ArHS encodes:
- a CDS encoding YeeE/YedE family protein: MTEGIAYALGGGALIGLSVSLLLICNGRVAGISGITHSFLTVSDGRFWRGAFLLGLLLGGFVMGHLQPSFFATSEKSWLVILVAGFLVGLGTVMGGGCTSGHGICGLSRLSPRSLVATMLFMFSGIAIATLLRYVWG, from the coding sequence ATGACGGAAGGTATTGCCTACGCTCTTGGTGGTGGAGCTTTGATTGGTCTTTCAGTATCGCTGCTGTTGATTTGCAATGGACGCGTGGCGGGAATTAGCGGTATCACGCACAGTTTTTTGACGGTCTCCGATGGAAGATTTTGGCGGGGGGCTTTTTTGCTCGGTTTATTGTTGGGGGGCTTCGTGATGGGGCATCTTCAGCCCTCATTCTTTGCAACTTCAGAAAAATCATGGTTGGTAATTTTAGTCGCGGGATTTCTTGTCGGTCTTGGCACCGTGATGGGCGGCGGTTGCACGAGTGGACACGGTATCTGTGGTCTTTCGCGTCTTTCGCCACGCTCGCTGGTTGCGACGATGTTATTTATGTTTTCCGGGATCGCGATAGCAACCCTTCTAAGATATGTGTGGGGATAA
- a CDS encoding MBL fold metallo-hydrolase, with protein MDLQIKHFFDPGTFTLTYVAYDSQSKDAVVVDPVWDFDQATGKLSTKAMEPVVEFLQAQRLQPYFVLETHAHADHLSSSQLFKNVFPSVKVAICERITEVQKTFKAFFNLSDLDATGKDFDVLLKDGQILEAGSLKIKVLATPGHTPACVSYLIGDALFSGDAIFMPDSGTGRCDFPHGSAELLYKSITERIYTLPDATRIFVGHDYQPQGRELRYQTSVAEQKEKNIQLAGHVSEKDFVQFRKQRDSTLAAPKLLIPSLQVNIRAGHLPPAESNGVSYIKTPLKPQ; from the coding sequence ATGGATTTACAAATAAAACATTTTTTTGATCCTGGGACCTTTACATTGACCTATGTCGCCTATGATTCCCAATCAAAGGATGCTGTTGTCGTCGATCCGGTTTGGGACTTCGACCAGGCGACAGGCAAACTGTCTACAAAGGCCATGGAGCCCGTCGTGGAGTTTTTGCAAGCACAACGTCTTCAGCCTTACTTCGTTTTGGAAACTCATGCGCATGCCGACCATCTTTCTAGTTCACAACTTTTTAAAAATGTTTTCCCGTCTGTTAAGGTCGCCATCTGCGAACGTATTACCGAAGTACAAAAAACATTTAAAGCCTTTTTCAACCTTTCCGATCTTGATGCCACGGGGAAAGATTTTGATGTTCTTTTAAAAGACGGACAAATCCTGGAAGCTGGTTCCTTGAAAATCAAAGTTCTTGCGACACCCGGACACACCCCGGCTTGCGTTTCGTATCTGATAGGCGACGCTCTGTTTTCTGGGGACGCGATTTTTATGCCTGACTCTGGAACAGGTCGTTGTGACTTCCCGCATGGCAGTGCTGAACTGCTTTACAAATCCATCACTGAAAGAATCTATACCCTCCCCGACGCCACTCGTATTTTCGTCGGTCACGACTATCAGCCGCAAGGGCGAGAACTGCGCTATCAGACTTCGGTGGCGGAACAAAAGGAAAAGAATATTCAGTTGGCAGGACACGTCAGCGAAAAAGACTTCGTTCAATTTCGCAAACAACGGGATAGCACGTTGGCTGCGCCCAAACTTTTAATTCCCAGTCTGCAAGTGAATATTCGTGCGGGACACTTGCCGCCAGCAGAATCGAACGGTGTCAGCTATATCAAAACACCTCTTAAACCTCAGTAG
- the dnaK gene encoding molecular chaperone DnaK: MGKIIGIDLGTTNSCVAIMEGGEPKVLVNEEGARTTPSVVAYTKDGDRLVGQIAKRQAVTNPENTIYSAKRFIGRRFEEVQEEIKLVPYTVVGKGNDCAFKVQGKQVSPEEIGAAVLAKLKKVAEDYLGEPVTEAVVTVPAYFNDAQRQATKDAGRIAGLEIKRIINEPTAAALAYGMERKKDEKIAIYDFGGGTFDISILEVGDGVVEVRATNGDTHLGGDNFDTVILEWLISEFKKDQAIDLKNDKMALQRLKEAAEKAKIELSSAQETEINLPFITADQSGPKHLQTRLTRAKFDQMTEDLVKRSMEPCRKALADAGMKASEIDEVVLVGGSTRIPSIQKAVKEFFGKEPNRTVNPDEVVAVGAAVQGGVLTGDVKDVLLLDVTPLSLGIETLGGVMTTLIERNSAIPTKKSQVFSTAADNQPAVDIHVLQGERKMASDNKTLGRFELVGIPPAPRGVPQVEVTFDIDANGILHVSAKDMSSGKTQQIKITAQSGLSEEEIKRAVNDAEGHAEEDKRKAEAATQRNNLDNLVYQTEKLIKDSGSQLPEAEVKAANDAIAEAKKVLENKDAEVSELKAQFEKLQGVTHKMTSELYKKQGGQPGADGSSEAGGEAKAEEKSGDDVIDADYKDVN; the protein is encoded by the coding sequence ATGGGTAAAATAATAGGTATCGACTTAGGAACGACGAACTCATGCGTCGCGATCATGGAAGGCGGCGAGCCCAAAGTGCTTGTGAATGAAGAGGGCGCTCGTACTACTCCTTCAGTGGTCGCTTACACGAAGGATGGCGATCGTTTGGTCGGTCAAATCGCTAAGCGTCAGGCCGTAACAAATCCTGAAAACACGATTTATTCTGCGAAACGTTTCATCGGTCGCAGATTTGAAGAAGTTCAAGAGGAAATCAAACTTGTTCCTTACACTGTTGTTGGTAAAGGCAATGACTGTGCTTTCAAAGTTCAAGGCAAACAGGTTTCTCCCGAGGAAATCGGTGCTGCCGTTCTTGCGAAACTAAAAAAGGTCGCAGAGGACTATCTCGGTGAGCCGGTCACTGAAGCTGTTGTGACAGTTCCAGCTTACTTCAACGATGCGCAAAGACAGGCGACAAAAGACGCCGGTCGCATCGCGGGTCTTGAAATCAAACGTATCATCAACGAACCCACGGCCGCAGCCTTGGCTTACGGCATGGAAAGAAAGAAAGACGAAAAAATCGCTATCTACGACTTCGGTGGTGGTACATTCGATATTTCTATCTTGGAGGTCGGTGATGGAGTTGTGGAAGTTCGCGCTACTAATGGGGACACTCATTTGGGTGGCGATAACTTTGACACCGTAATTTTAGAATGGTTGATCTCAGAATTTAAAAAAGATCAGGCCATCGATCTTAAAAACGACAAAATGGCTTTGCAACGTCTGAAAGAAGCGGCAGAGAAAGCGAAAATCGAACTTTCTTCCGCTCAGGAAACTGAAATCAATCTTCCGTTCATCACGGCAGACCAATCAGGTCCTAAGCATTTGCAAACTCGTTTAACTCGCGCAAAATTCGATCAGATGACCGAAGATCTAGTGAAGCGCTCGATGGAGCCTTGCCGTAAAGCTTTGGCGGATGCGGGCATGAAAGCTTCCGAGATCGACGAAGTGGTTTTGGTGGGTGGATCGACGCGTATCCCTTCTATCCAAAAAGCTGTGAAAGAATTCTTCGGCAAAGAACCAAACCGTACGGTGAACCCGGACGAAGTGGTCGCTGTAGGTGCGGCTGTTCAAGGTGGCGTTCTTACCGGTGATGTTAAAGACGTTCTTCTTCTTGACGTCACTCCACTAAGCCTTGGTATCGAGACTTTGGGCGGCGTGATGACGACTTTGATCGAAAGAAACTCGGCGATTCCTACGAAGAAATCTCAGGTGTTCTCTACTGCCGCTGATAATCAGCCAGCCGTAGACATCCACGTTCTTCAAGGTGAGCGCAAGATGGCTTCTGATAACAAAACACTAGGACGCTTTGAACTTGTGGGTATCCCACCAGCTCCACGCGGTGTTCCTCAAGTTGAAGTGACTTTTGATATCGACGCCAACGGTATCTTGCATGTCAGTGCGAAAGACATGTCTTCAGGCAAGACTCAACAGATCAAGATCACAGCGCAATCAGGTCTTTCTGAAGAAGAGATCAAGCGCGCGGTGAACGATGCTGAAGGCCATGCGGAAGAAGATAAACGTAAGGCCGAAGCGGCGACGCAAAGAAACAACTTGGACAACCTGGTTTATCAAACCGAGAAGTTGATCAAGGATTCCGGTTCTCAATTGCCTGAAGCCGAAGTGAAAGCAGCTAACGATGCAATCGCGGAAGCGAAGAAGGTGCTTGAGAACAAAGATGCTGAGGTCAGTGAGCTGAAAGCGCAATTCGAAAAACTTCAAGGCGTGACTCACAAAATGACTTCTGAGCTTTACAAAAAGCAAGGAGGCCAACCTGGCGCTGACGGATCTTCTGAAGCTGGCGGCGAAGCCAAAGCGGAAGAAAAAAGCGGCGACGATGTGATCGACGCTGACTATAAAGACGTCAACTAA
- the gntA gene encoding guanitoxin biosynthesis heme-dependent pre-guanitoxin N-hydroxylase GntA produces the protein MDISQVESDIHTLISQKNYPCIAAVQALFKKELICDIYTEFGSGLSARSLAKNLIEFKERQRSQKIQNLTYFAAFPEDIVTNEEDFEDKLWRELSAMWDHSDIVGGWDPAFSDDPADKNFCFSLDGSAYFVVGLHSQSSRLSRRLPYPALVFNLYSQFHELQEQGLYQSMIQINRQRDERFQGSVNPMAAQHNDVWEAIQFSGRNNPSDWQCPFTKGLLGLAKKAWFRA, from the coding sequence ATGGACATTTCTCAGGTCGAATCGGACATTCACACTTTGATCTCGCAAAAGAACTACCCCTGCATCGCTGCAGTTCAGGCTCTGTTCAAAAAAGAGCTGATCTGTGACATCTATACAGAGTTCGGCAGCGGCCTCAGCGCGCGATCTTTAGCGAAGAATCTGATCGAATTTAAAGAGCGACAACGATCACAGAAGATTCAAAACCTCACCTATTTCGCTGCTTTTCCCGAAGACATCGTTACCAACGAAGAGGACTTCGAAGACAAGCTATGGCGAGAACTTTCCGCCATGTGGGACCACAGTGACATTGTCGGCGGCTGGGACCCCGCCTTCAGCGACGATCCCGCCGACAAGAACTTTTGCTTTAGCTTAGACGGCAGTGCCTATTTTGTCGTGGGTTTGCATTCCCAAAGCAGTCGCCTGTCCCGACGTCTGCCCTATCCGGCGTTGGTATTCAATCTTTACAGTCAGTTTCATGAGCTTCAAGAGCAAGGACTTTATCAATCTATGATTCAAATCAATCGCCAACGCGACGAACGCTTTCAGGGGTCGGTCAATCCGATGGCAGCGCAACACAACGACGTCTGGGAAGCGATTCAGTTTTCGGGACGAAACAACCCGTCTGATTGGCAGTGTCCTTTCACCAAAGGCCTTCTCGGACTTGCGAAAAAGGCGTGGTTCCGTGCCTGA
- a CDS encoding urea carboxylase-associated family protein: MPEALEKTYCILPAQTGAAFLLRQGELLRVTTPEDHQVADLFCFNARDLWESLSAGRSIDWAETIYLTEGHHLYSNRSNPMLTILGDSCGRHDFLMTPCSLRMFQIVAGNNDYHPSCHENLAKNLAEFGIHEDQISTTFNIFMNVTVDGTGGVTIECPKAKAGDSILFLAEMDLVVGLTACSHEGTNHGTCKPIWYRKESF; this comes from the coding sequence GTGCCTGAAGCCTTAGAAAAAACCTATTGCATTCTTCCCGCGCAAACCGGTGCGGCTTTTCTTTTACGGCAAGGTGAACTTTTGCGGGTGACGACGCCGGAAGATCATCAAGTCGCCGATCTTTTTTGTTTCAATGCGCGGGATTTGTGGGAAAGCCTTTCCGCGGGCCGCTCAATAGATTGGGCAGAGACCATATACCTAACTGAAGGCCATCATCTTTACTCCAATCGCAGCAATCCGATGCTGACCATTTTGGGAGACAGTTGCGGCCGCCATGATTTTTTAATGACCCCGTGCAGTCTGCGCATGTTTCAAATCGTGGCGGGCAACAACGACTATCACCCTAGCTGCCATGAAAACCTGGCGAAAAATCTGGCTGAGTTCGGCATACATGAAGATCAGATTTCCACGACGTTCAATATTTTTATGAACGTCACTGTGGACGGAACAGGTGGGGTCACGATTGAGTGCCCCAAAGCCAAAGCCGGGGACTCCATTTTGTTTCTGGCGGAAATGGATTTAGTCGTGGGCCTGACGGCTTGCTCGCATGAGGGAACCAATCATGGGACGTGCAAGCCGATCTGGTATCGGAAAGAGTCTTTCTGA
- the dnaJ gene encoding molecular chaperone DnaJ: MAQRDYYEILGVAREADQDTIKKAYRKLAMQLHPDKNPGNKEAEDKFKEAAGAYEVLSDPDKRAKYDRFGHDAFTGRGGGGGGAGFTDVEDIFSHFGDIFGDFFGGGMGGQQRQRRDKNAPRRGADLRYVTEVTLKDVITGLEKEIEFDTDKNCDDCKGTGAEKGSQVTTCTMCGGSGQVVRSQGFFAMASTCPQCQGQGTTIKNPCKSCKGKGRVAEHRKIRLNIPAGVDTGTRLRVATEGEGGYMGGPAGDLYVEIRVKPHNHFERRGDDLVAELSVPYVQMLLGAEIDVPTVTGKTTVEVPKGSHPGDTVKVPGEGLPSLRGNRRGDIYFHINVQLPDKINKDEEKLLREIAKARGLKVSPESGGLFGRKK; the protein is encoded by the coding sequence ATGGCTCAAAGAGACTACTACGAAATTTTAGGCGTTGCCCGCGAAGCAGACCAAGACACGATAAAAAAAGCTTATCGTAAATTGGCGATGCAGTTACATCCTGATAAAAATCCAGGCAACAAAGAAGCCGAAGACAAATTTAAAGAGGCCGCAGGAGCTTACGAAGTTCTGAGTGATCCAGATAAGCGCGCCAAGTACGATCGTTTTGGTCACGATGCTTTCACCGGCCGTGGTGGTGGTGGTGGCGGTGCAGGATTCACTGACGTCGAAGACATCTTTTCGCATTTCGGTGATATCTTTGGCGACTTCTTTGGTGGCGGTATGGGCGGTCAGCAGCGCCAACGCCGCGACAAAAATGCGCCCCGCCGGGGGGCCGACTTAAGATACGTGACGGAAGTGACTTTGAAAGATGTCATCACCGGATTAGAAAAAGAAATCGAGTTCGACACGGACAAAAACTGTGATGACTGCAAAGGCACGGGCGCAGAAAAAGGTTCACAGGTCACGACCTGTACTATGTGCGGAGGTTCGGGCCAAGTCGTTCGCTCTCAAGGTTTCTTTGCAATGGCATCTACCTGTCCGCAATGTCAGGGACAAGGAACAACAATCAAAAATCCTTGTAAGTCCTGCAAAGGAAAAGGTCGCGTCGCTGAACATCGCAAAATCCGCTTAAATATTCCGGCCGGTGTCGACACGGGCACAAGACTGCGTGTGGCGACGGAAGGCGAGGGCGGCTACATGGGTGGCCCTGCCGGGGATCTTTACGTTGAAATCCGAGTGAAGCCCCACAATCATTTCGAACGACGCGGGGATGATTTGGTGGCAGAGCTTTCTGTGCCTTATGTGCAAATGCTTTTGGGTGCTGAAATTGATGTTCCGACGGTTACGGGAAAAACCACCGTCGAAGTTCCTAAAGGTTCTCATCCCGGCGACACAGTGAAAGTTCCCGGAGAAGGTCTGCCATCATTGCGTGGCAATCGTCGCGGTGACATTTACTTCCACATCAATGTGCAGTTGCCTGACAAGATTAACAAAGACGAAGAAAAACTTCTGCGTGAAATCGCCAAGGCCCGCGGGTTGAAAGTATCCCCGGAAAGTGGTGGTCTTTTTGGAAGAAAAAAATAA
- a CDS encoding tetratricopeptide repeat protein — MKTSVESSYNFNIRKIPSILLGIFAFTVLILSQLFATSSLKNERALIAPPPQLQHFTFGYSESMADLFWIRAVQDFDYCDQKIAENVCRNNSWLFKMLDTITNLAPKFRTPYAAGALALTVIITDVDGATKIFEKGVKEFPHDWKISYRAAYHYLYEVKNPQRAAELLIQAGKNGAPPWVFTLAGRLYSDAGNTELAEALLQEMKDTQQDPALIKRLEDKILSIKASAK, encoded by the coding sequence ATGAAGACCTCAGTTGAAAGTTCTTACAACTTCAACATCAGAAAAATCCCCAGTATTCTACTGGGGATTTTTGCTTTTACGGTCCTCATCTTATCGCAATTGTTTGCGACCAGCTCCCTTAAAAACGAGCGGGCTTTGATTGCGCCGCCACCCCAGCTTCAGCATTTTACCTTTGGTTATAGCGAATCCATGGCGGATCTTTTTTGGATTCGGGCCGTGCAGGATTTTGATTATTGTGATCAAAAAATTGCAGAAAATGTGTGTCGCAATAACTCATGGCTTTTTAAGATGCTCGATACGATCACAAATCTCGCGCCGAAGTTTCGGACTCCCTACGCAGCAGGAGCATTAGCGTTGACGGTCATTATCACGGACGTTGACGGGGCGACGAAGATTTTTGAAAAAGGTGTTAAAGAATTTCCCCATGACTGGAAAATTTCCTACCGGGCCGCTTATCACTATCTTTACGAAGTGAAGAATCCGCAACGAGCCGCTGAGCTTCTTATTCAGGCCGGAAAAAACGGCGCGCCACCTTGGGTTTTCACTCTTGCGGGAAGGCTGTACTCGGATGCGGGAAATACGGAGCTGGCCGAAGCTCTTCTTCAGGAAATGAAGGACACGCAGCAAGATCCAGCGCTGATTAAACGTCTGGAAGACAAAATCCTCTCGATCAAAGCCTCTGCCAAGTAA
- a CDS encoding prepilin-type N-terminal cleavage/methylation domain-containing protein produces the protein MLFSSKNSQRGFSLVELMVVVAIIGILAAIAVPSVNKYMAKARQSEAKTNLSSLYTAEKAFYAEYNTYDSRFAAIGYTPEGSLRYNIGFSAAGQIAGVANGYSGTPANDYYSAGGPGTAYCGANGVFARGCTMLNGATGAQPPAITDSICSLSSSGVAANCVTRVDSFQAGAAAVIQTSATDDRWAIDSSKVIRNTQIGIQ, from the coding sequence ATGTTGTTCTCTTCTAAAAATTCTCAACGCGGTTTCTCGCTCGTTGAGTTGATGGTTGTGGTGGCAATCATCGGTATCCTGGCTGCAATCGCAGTCCCATCTGTAAATAAATACATGGCAAAAGCACGCCAATCTGAAGCTAAGACAAACTTGTCTTCATTGTATACTGCGGAAAAAGCTTTCTATGCAGAATATAACACTTATGACAGCCGTTTCGCTGCTATCGGATACACTCCGGAAGGTTCGCTTCGTTATAATATTGGATTCTCTGCAGCAGGGCAGATTGCGGGTGTAGCTAATGGTTACTCTGGAACTCCGGCGAATGATTACTATTCTGCGGGTGGGCCGGGAACTGCTTACTGCGGCGCTAACGGTGTGTTTGCTCGTGGCTGTACGATGTTAAATGGTGCGACTGGTGCTCAGCCACCGGCGATCACGGACAGTATTTGTTCATTAAGCTCCAGTGGTGTAGCTGCGAACTGCGTTACGCGAGTTGACAGCTTTCAAGCTGGCGCAGCTGCCGTTATTCAAACTAGTGCGACTGATGACCGTTGGGCTATCGACAGCTCTAAAGTTATCCGCAATACACAGATCGGTATTCAATAG
- the clpS gene encoding ATP-dependent Clp protease adapter ClpS: protein MGNNDNNNGSKYPFSNTEGEAGVQLVPKLDTPKMYKVILLNDDYTPMDFVVLVLRRFFAKTEEQATQIMLDVHKKGAGVAGVYSLEIAEMKVMQVNQFAQLNQYPLKSTLEEEA, encoded by the coding sequence ATGGGAAACAACGACAACAATAACGGCAGTAAGTATCCATTCTCGAATACAGAGGGAGAAGCGGGCGTCCAGCTCGTCCCAAAACTAGACACTCCGAAGATGTATAAAGTGATTCTTCTTAATGATGATTACACACCGATGGACTTTGTGGTTCTTGTATTGCGTCGTTTTTTTGCAAAAACAGAAGAGCAAGCGACGCAAATCATGTTAGATGTACATAAGAAGGGTGCAGGTGTCGCCGGGGTCTACTCGCTGGAGATTGCCGAAATGAAAGTGATGCAAGTCAATCAATTCGCGCAACTGAATCAGTATCCCCTAAAAAGCACACTGGAGGAGGAAGCATGA
- the clpA gene encoding ATP-dependent Clp protease ATP-binding subunit ClpA — MMSRELERKLAEATELAKRHHHEFVTLEHILLVLTESPLMVEILEACAVNVQKLRQDLRDHLKAGIPQITDDQLSSYGGFDSWTPEFTLACHRLIQRAAIQMKSAGRNQISEGSLLVSLFYEQDSHATFALARQGLTQFDIINYISHGITKDGKDHDIPPSAAPRAGEYQGESYEEGRNSPLESFCVNLNDKAKLGKLDPLIGREDVIERTIQVLCRRTKNNPLLIGEPGVGKTAIAEGLAQKIVQGNVPEKLKNAVIYSLDLGGLLAGTKFRGDFEGRLKAVVKDIGKRPGAILFIDEIHTIVGAGATSGGSMDASNLLKPALASGDISCIGSTTHVEYRQYFEKDRALNRRFQKIDIAEPSNEDTIKILRGLRKSYEEFHAVQYTEEALRAAVELSQKHIHGKLLPDKAIDVLDEAGAHFRLKFEHAEEVKIDAPQIEEVIAKMTGLPIASISSSEKTQLRDLDKKLKALIFGQDEAIDRLVASIKFSRSGLGRPNKPIGSFLFTGPTGVGKTEVCRQLAQILGVHFERFDMSEYMEKHAVARLVGAPPGYVGYEEGGLLTESVTKNPYGVFLLDEIEKAHPDVTNILLQVMDAGRLTDSNGRVADFKNVILVMTSNAGALETSRGTIGMVEDSRSSLSMDAIKKAFSPEFINRLDAVVSFRDLSEDMITKITQKFVDELKMALLEKKVELNVSQEVIKWLMKKGYDKVYGARPLARAVDEHLKKALVDELLFGRLVDGGRVNVELEKDILKFHFSTTPNGTGQKNQKQPVTT; from the coding sequence ATGATGAGCCGCGAACTTGAGCGGAAGCTCGCCGAAGCCACAGAACTCGCCAAACGCCACCATCACGAATTTGTGACCTTAGAGCATATTCTTTTAGTGCTCACTGAATCTCCTTTAATGGTGGAAATCCTCGAGGCTTGCGCGGTCAACGTGCAAAAACTTCGTCAGGATCTGCGCGATCATTTAAAGGCTGGAATTCCTCAAATCACTGACGACCAGTTATCGTCTTATGGAGGCTTTGACTCCTGGACTCCCGAATTCACGTTGGCCTGTCATCGCTTGATCCAGCGCGCTGCCATTCAAATGAAAAGCGCTGGCCGCAATCAGATCAGCGAAGGCAGCTTGTTAGTGTCTTTATTCTATGAGCAGGACTCGCACGCGACCTTTGCACTGGCCCGACAAGGCCTTACTCAGTTTGATATCATCAATTACATTTCCCATGGGATCACAAAAGATGGGAAGGATCACGACATCCCCCCTTCAGCAGCTCCCCGTGCCGGTGAATATCAGGGAGAATCTTATGAGGAGGGTCGCAACTCGCCTCTTGAAAGTTTCTGCGTGAACCTCAATGACAAAGCCAAACTGGGTAAGCTCGACCCGCTGATCGGTCGCGAGGACGTCATCGAAAGAACGATCCAAGTTCTGTGCCGACGCACGAAAAACAATCCTCTTTTGATCGGCGAACCCGGCGTGGGTAAAACCGCAATTGCCGAAGGACTTGCACAAAAAATCGTCCAAGGAAATGTTCCCGAGAAACTTAAAAATGCCGTGATCTATTCTTTAGATCTGGGTGGTTTATTGGCAGGAACCAAATTCCGAGGAGACTTCGAAGGTCGCTTGAAAGCGGTTGTTAAAGACATCGGAAAACGTCCCGGCGCTATTCTTTTCATCGATGAAATTCACACGATCGTGGGCGCGGGTGCGACCAGCGGCGGTTCGATGGATGCCTCAAATTTATTGAAACCTGCTTTGGCAAGCGGTGACATCAGTTGCATCGGTTCCACCACGCATGTGGAATACCGACAGTATTTTGAAAAAGATCGTGCTTTGAACAGACGCTTTCAAAAAATCGATATCGCCGAACCTTCGAATGAAGACACCATCAAGATTCTTCGCGGGCTTCGCAAATCCTATGAAGAGTTTCATGCAGTTCAATACACGGAAGAAGCTTTGCGTGCCGCCGTGGAGCTGTCGCAAAAACACATTCATGGAAAACTTTTGCCCGACAAGGCCATCGACGTCTTAGACGAGGCTGGTGCGCACTTCCGTTTGAAGTTTGAACATGCCGAAGAAGTGAAGATCGATGCCCCGCAAATCGAAGAAGTGATCGCAAAGATGACGGGGCTGCCGATTGCCAGCATCTCTTCAAGCGAAAAAACTCAGCTTCGTGATCTGGATAAAAAACTGAAAGCTCTTATTTTTGGTCAAGACGAAGCGATCGATCGTCTGGTCGCGAGTATCAAGTTCTCGCGCAGCGGGTTGGGTCGTCCCAACAAACCGATTGGCAGCTTTCTTTTCACCGGCCCTACGGGTGTCGGTAAAACCGAAGTGTGTCGTCAGCTGGCGCAGATTTTAGGTGTTCACTTTGAACGCTTCGATATGTCCGAGTACATGGAAAAACATGCCGTGGCCCGTTTGGTCGGTGCACCTCCGGGATACGTGGGCTACGAGGAAGGCGGTCTTTTGACCGAATCCGTGACGAAGAATCCTTACGGTGTTTTTTTGCTGGACGAAATTGAAAAAGCGCATCCCGATGTCACCAACATCCTTCTGCAAGTCATGGATGCGGGCCGCCTGACTGACAGCAACGGCCGCGTGGCTGACTTTAAAAACGTCATCCTGGTGATGACTTCCAATGCGGGAGCTTTGGAAACTTCTCGGGGCACGATCGGCATGGTCGAAGACAGTCGCAGCTCTTTGTCGATGGATGCGATCAAAAAAGCGTTTTCGCCGGAATTCATCAATCGTCTGGACGCGGTTGTGTCCTTCCGCGATCTCAGCGAGGACATGATTACGAAGATCACCCAGAAATTTGTCGATGAATTGAAAATGGCTCTTCTTGAGAAAAAAGTAGAACTGAATGTTTCTCAAGAAGTAATTAAGTGGCTAATGAAAAAAGGCTACGACAAAGTTTATGGTGCCCGTCCTTTAGCGCGTGCGGTAGACGAGCATCTGAAAAAAGCCTTGGTCGACGAACTACTTTTTGGACGCCTGGTCGATGGCGGACGAGTGAATGTGGAGCTGGAAAAAGATATTTTGAAGTTCCATTTTAGCACCACCCCTAACGGCACTGGTCAAAAGAATCAAAAACAACCCGTCACGACGTGA
- the htpX gene encoding protease HtpX encodes MAFLKRIGLFVLTNVLVMVTIGIVWSLVSRFLGLAGLNSYIPFLMAFCLVWGMGGAFISLLMSKWMAKMFHGVKIIEPNNQNPELRALVNKVHDFARRAQLPKMPEVGIYESVDINAFATGPSKSNSLVAVSTGLLQRMNEKEIDGVLAHEVAHIANGDMVTMTLIQGIVNAFAMFFSRILANLVASNVEERYREIVRFAVTILGDIAFTLLGSIVVNYFSRRREFRADAGGAKYSSRENMIAALQKLRSVYDLPIPPEEGQTATLMISNRDKGGLAKLFMTHPPLEVRIQALQSGRI; translated from the coding sequence ATGGCATTTTTAAAACGTATCGGTTTATTCGTTCTTACAAACGTCCTTGTCATGGTGACGATCGGAATCGTTTGGTCTCTTGTGAGCCGATTCCTTGGTCTTGCAGGTCTTAACTCTTACATCCCATTCTTGATGGCCTTCTGCTTGGTCTGGGGTATGGGCGGCGCCTTCATCTCTTTGCTGATGTCAAAGTGGATGGCGAAGATGTTCCATGGTGTGAAAATCATCGAGCCTAACAACCAAAATCCAGAACTTCGTGCTTTAGTTAATAAAGTGCACGACTTTGCTCGTCGTGCTCAACTTCCAAAAATGCCTGAAGTCGGCATCTATGAATCTGTCGACATCAACGCGTTTGCGACAGGACCCTCCAAATCCAATTCTTTGGTGGCGGTTTCCACGGGTCTTTTGCAACGTATGAATGAAAAAGAGATCGACGGCGTGCTTGCGCACGAAGTGGCCCACATTGCCAACGGAGACATGGTCACAATGACTTTGATCCAAGGTATCGTGAACGCCTTTGCGATGTTCTTCTCTCGTATTTTGGCGAACCTGGTCGCTTCCAATGTCGAAGAACGCTATCGCGAGATCGTTCGCTTTGCGGTGACAATCCTAGGCGACATCGCGTTCACATTGTTGGGCTCAATCGTCGTGAATTACTTCTCTCGCCGTCGTGAGTTCCGTGCCGATGCTGGCGGTGCAAAGTACTCATCTCGCGAAAACATGATTGCGGCCTTACAAAAGTTGCGTTCTGTTTATGACCTTCCCATCCCTCCCGAAGAAGGTCAGACCGCGACTTTGATGATTTCAAACCGCGACAAAGGTGGACTTGCTAAATTGTTCATGACGCATCCTCCTCTTGAAGTTCGTATTCAAGCTCTTCAATCCGGCCGCATCTAA